GCACCGCACGGACCTGGACGGTGCGCTGGTACTGCGCTCGGATGGGTACGACTGGACAACAGTCAAGTGGCGCTAGGCCCGGGGGACAGTTAAGCCTCGACCTGCGGCTGCGAGCCCGGTAACTTTCCCGCACGGCCCCCATGGACGACGCCCACCATTCCCCGCTGCCGGCGGTAAGGAGCACCTGAGTGTCAGTACCCGCCACCAAGGCGGACCGTATTCAGCTCCTCTCCCCGTGGCTATACCACTGGTGGATTCATGACGACCGGCTGAACAATTTCCGCAGCGAGTCCTACGCCGTGCTGACGCCCGCGGGGAAAGTGCTCATCGATCCCCTGCCGCTGGCCGCAGAGGCCCTGGCCGGGCTGGGTCAGGTGGCCGCCATTTGCCTCACCCAGCGCAACCACCAGCGCTCGGCCTGGGCCTACCGCCGGAAGCTCCGGGTGCCCGTCTACGCGCCCCGGGGTGACTATGCCTTGGATGAGACCCCCGACCAGGAGTTTGTCGAGGATGGCGACCTGCCCGACAGGCTCGCGGCCATCGCCGTCCGGGGACTGCCCAACGGGCTCGCCCTGGTGGTTGAGTCCGACCAGGGCACAGGCGCCATATTTTGCGGTGACCTCATCACCCGCGACGAGGACGGCCCCTACCGCTTTCCGGTACAGCCCGGATTCTTCGACCCTGCCGAAGCCCTCCAGGGCCTGAAACGCCTGACGGAGTTGCCCGCCGACAGCCTCTGTCCGGCCCACGGTGCGCCAGCCGTCACCGGCTGCCGGGACATTCTTCAGGGCGTGGTGGAGCGGGAGCAAGCGGCGACCGACCCCTAAGGTGGGCAAAAGGTAATCGAGAACGATCCACGAAAGATAGAATACTCTGAGCATAAAGCGGTCAACAAATCGCAGTAGATTGAATAGTATGTCGAAGTAAATTCTTAGCAGCTGTACTTGATGTATCAAGAGTTAATTGGAGGGTCTTAGATGTGAATAGGGTCAGAGAACCTCAAATTGCCTTACCATATGTAACGGAGGGTGTACGGAAACCCACCGAAATAGAGATACGAGCCGATTCTCAAATCATTGTTGGAGATGCCTTAAAAGTGCTTGGAAGCATTGAGTCAGGTACATTCAGGTGTTCCGTTACAAGCCCACCATACTGGGGTCTTAGGGACTATGAAATACAAGGTCAGATCGGTGCGGAAGATGAGTTGGAGACATATATTAATAATCTCAGAGAGATATTCATGGAAGTCAGGCGAGTTCTAACTCCAGACGGCACCCTTTGGTTGAACTTGGGCGACTCTTATACAAGTGGCAATAGAACATGGAGAGCTGCTGATAGAAAAAATCCCGCTAGAGGCATGAGTTATCGCCCTCCGACACCACAAGGACTTAAACCAAAGGACCTAGTAGGAGTACCCTGGAGAGTAGCATTCGCTCTTCAGGTCGATGGTTGGTTTCTAAGATCAGACATCATTTGGCATAAGCCGAACACACAGCCAGAATCGGTCAAGGATCGGCCAACGAGGGCACATGAGTATATATTCTTATTCTCAAAGTCAGACAAATATTATTATAACCATGATAAGATAAGAGAGCCCTCAAATTCTCACGGCAAATTCCGGAATAAGCGCACGGTATGGACTGTTAACACAGAACCTTTTCCTGGCGCTCACTTTGCCACCTTTCCCCCAAAACTAATTGAGCCATGTATTCTAGCTGGTTCAGAAACAGGGGACATGGTTCTTGACCCATTCTTCGGTTCAGGGACTGTTGGGGAAGTATGTCTCAGGACAGGGCGCAAATTTGTTGGCATTGAGATAAAAGAAGAATACGCCCAACTTGCACGGGAAAGATTAGGCTGGGAGAGATTTTGAATGGCCCCCCCTAAAACCGATAATTTTCTAATCATAGAACCAAGTATGCAGGTTTCTTTTTATTATAAGCTACGTACAATAAAGGAGCTATATCTCCAAGATGCACTAAAAGCGACTCTTAAGGATATTGATTTGAGAAGGTTGGATCAAGAATTGAATGATTATGTTGATTCAAAATATCTGCGTAGAGTCGCCTCCTTCGGGATTAGAGGAGAGGTTTTGTTTCCCGTGCCATATGTGATTGAACTAAATCCATTTCTACTAGGATACTATCGTTTATTGTATGGGTTATCTCAAAAAGAATTCTATAGTCGTGGTCCATTTGGTAGGTTTAAAAGACTTGAGGAGTCCGGTGAGATTTCGTCAAAAAGAATAGATGACTTACCTCTGCTATGCAAGAGTCTTGTTGAGACAGCGATATTACTCGTCAAGAATATTGATGATTGGTCTCTCTCCGATATTCACGAAATGCAACTACTTACCGTTGGCCCACAGTTACGCGGGGGCGAAAATGTTCGGAAGGGGCAGGAAGCCACAAAGGAAGTGTTTTCTTTTATTAGGGATATTGTGAAACTTTATATACGGCATGCGAAGGATAGGACTATCCTGATTGAAAATGATTCAGGGAGGAAAGTGCTGATTGAATTTTCAAGTGATCCCGATATCAGCATCATAGAGACTCTTAAATCTCGGAACGAACCGCTGGTATCCATTGAGATTAAGGGCGGCACAGATTCTTCCAATATTTATAACCGATTAGGAGAAGCAGAGAAAAGCCACCTGAAAGCCTCAAAATTTAGATTTTCTGAATTTTGGACCCTCCTGCGAGTTGATATCGACGAAAGGAGGGCCAGAGAAGCGTCTCCCACGACACACCATTTCTTCAACATTGACCTGCTTTTATCTGCGGAAACAGCAGAAAACATAAAGTTTAGAGAAATACTCGGGTCAAAGCTTGGGATTAGAACTTGACGGTGATAGCATATTCCAGTCACCGAGTATTTTGCACTTGTTTCTCATCGCCAAATTGATATGGGACGATCCCATCTGACCGCCGGCTTTGACGAGGCAGGGCGCGGTCCGCTGGCCGGGCCGGTGGTGGCCGGGGCGGTGATCCTCGATCCTGACCGCCCCATCGAGGGGCTGGCCGACTCGAAACGGCTCTCGGCCAAACGCCGGGAAGCGCTGTACGGCCTCATCATCGACCGGGCCCTGGCCGTGGGTATCGGCGAGGCCCAGCGCGAGGAGATCGACCGCCTGAACATCCTGCGCGCCACGACGGCGGCCATGCAGCGGGCCCTGAACCAGCTGCCCCGGCGGCCCGACCGCCTGCTCATCGATGGCCAGCACATTCATCTCAAGCATCCCTCGCAGACCAACATCATTGACGGCGATGAGACCGAGCCGGCCATCAGCGCCGCCTCCATCATCGCCAAGGTGCACCGCGACCGCCTCATGGTGGAATACCACAAGGTCTTCCCCCAATACGGCTTCGAGCGCCACAAAGGCTACGGCACCCAAGCCCACCTGGAGGCGCTGGCCGCCCACGGCGCCT
This genomic window from Candidatus Neomarinimicrobiota bacterium contains:
- a CDS encoding MBL fold metallo-hydrolase; this encodes MSVPATKADRIQLLSPWLYHWWIHDDRLNNFRSESYAVLTPAGKVLIDPLPLAAEALAGLGQVAAICLTQRNHQRSAWAYRRKLRVPVYAPRGDYALDETPDQEFVEDGDLPDRLAAIAVRGLPNGLALVVESDQGTGAIFCGDLITRDEDGPYRFPVQPGFFDPAEALQGLKRLTELPADSLCPAHGAPAVTGCRDILQGVVEREQAATDP
- a CDS encoding site-specific DNA-methyltransferase translates to MEIRADSQIIVGDALKVLGSIESGTFRCSVTSPPYWGLRDYEIQGQIGAEDELETYINNLREIFMEVRRVLTPDGTLWLNLGDSYTSGNRTWRAADRKNPARGMSYRPPTPQGLKPKDLVGVPWRVAFALQVDGWFLRSDIIWHKPNTQPESVKDRPTRAHEYIFLFSKSDKYYYNHDKIREPSNSHGKFRNKRTVWTVNTEPFPGAHFATFPPKLIEPCILAGSETGDMVLDPFFGSGTVGEVCLRTGRKFVGIEIKEEYAQLARERLGWERF
- a CDS encoding XcyI family restriction endonuclease, whose protein sequence is MAPPKTDNFLIIEPSMQVSFYYKLRTIKELYLQDALKATLKDIDLRRLDQELNDYVDSKYLRRVASFGIRGEVLFPVPYVIELNPFLLGYYRLLYGLSQKEFYSRGPFGRFKRLEESGEISSKRIDDLPLLCKSLVETAILLVKNIDDWSLSDIHEMQLLTVGPQLRGGENVRKGQEATKEVFSFIRDIVKLYIRHAKDRTILIENDSGRKVLIEFSSDPDISIIETLKSRNEPLVSIEIKGGTDSSNIYNRLGEAEKSHLKASKFRFSEFWTLLRVDIDERRAREASPTTHHFFNIDLLLSAETAENIKFREILGSKLGIRT
- a CDS encoding ribonuclease HII, which encodes MGRSHLTAGFDEAGRGPLAGPVVAGAVILDPDRPIEGLADSKRLSAKRREALYGLIIDRALAVGIGEAQREEIDRLNILRATTAAMQRALNQLPRRPDRLLIDGQHIHLKHPSQTNIIDGDETEPAISAASIIAKVHRDRLMVEYHKVFPQYGFERHKGYGTQAHLEALAAHGACPIHRQSFRPVAAHLPSWGSLKGGAELGRLGEQLAAVHLIETGYAIEALNYRVPQTGELDIVASRGAVTVICEVKSGVPGEWGAPEERVGVRKRDRIMAAAQHYCVEKEIDTEVRFDVISVRFTKAGPQVEHRPASIHAD